The following proteins are encoded in a genomic region of Pyrinomonadaceae bacterium:
- the meaB gene encoding methylmalonyl Co-A mutase-associated GTPase MeaB, with translation MSSFIDRIVSGELTAVARAISRVEDGASSASELMKDVFACAGKALVIGITGAPGAGKSTIVDKLAAYYRKQGERVGIIAVDPSSPFSGGAILGDRIRMQTLSLDKNVFIRSMATRGNLGGLARGTVDAVAILDAAGYQKILVETVGVGQDEVEIIKTADVCVVVLVPGMGDDVQALKAGIMEIGDVLVLNKADREGILRAEKELQALLSLAERDDAWQPTIVKTVATESKGIEELAAAIKQCREFQQSRPETSARRLAIARWRILELLREQLVNEALGGNGAAERLEALAAEVASKQRDPYSAVEELIGMSVVSSQ, from the coding sequence ATGAGCAGCTTCATTGATCGAATTGTCTCCGGAGAGCTGACGGCGGTCGCGCGCGCGATCTCGCGTGTAGAAGACGGCGCCTCATCGGCTTCTGAGTTGATGAAAGACGTGTTCGCGTGCGCGGGCAAAGCACTCGTAATTGGGATTACGGGCGCGCCGGGTGCGGGCAAGTCAACGATCGTTGACAAGCTAGCTGCTTACTATCGCAAGCAGGGCGAGCGCGTCGGCATTATCGCGGTCGATCCGTCCAGTCCCTTTTCCGGCGGCGCGATCCTTGGTGATCGCATCCGGATGCAGACCTTGTCGCTCGACAAAAACGTTTTCATTCGATCGATGGCCACGCGCGGAAATCTCGGGGGCTTGGCCCGCGGGACGGTGGATGCAGTCGCGATTCTCGATGCGGCCGGCTATCAAAAGATTCTGGTCGAAACCGTCGGGGTTGGCCAGGACGAAGTTGAAATCATAAAGACGGCTGACGTTTGCGTGGTCGTTTTGGTTCCCGGCATGGGCGACGATGTGCAGGCCTTGAAGGCCGGCATCATGGAAATTGGCGACGTCCTGGTGCTGAACAAGGCTGATCGCGAAGGGATTCTGCGCGCGGAAAAAGAGTTGCAGGCTTTGCTTTCGCTGGCAGAGCGAGATGACGCCTGGCAACCGACTATCGTCAAAACCGTCGCGACGGAAAGCAAAGGCATCGAAGAGCTTGCTGCGGCGATCAAACAATGTCGCGAGTTTCAGCAGTCGAGGCCGGAAACCAGCGCACGTCGCCTGGCCATTGCGCGCTGGCGGATTCTTGAGTTGTTGCGTGAGCAACTTGTGAACGAGGCGCTGGGTGGAAACGGCGCCGCTGAGAGGCTGGAAGCGCTGGCGGCGGAGGTGGCGTCAAAGCAGCGCGATCCGTATTCGGCGGTCGAGGAACTTATCGGAATGTCAGTAGTCAGTAGTCAGTAG
- the bamD gene encoding outer membrane protein assembly factor BamD: MKIFIIVATLVLFAAPLAVTAQSGAKQQPQFQRDAELEKDSQHNLEVARHYYKTRKAYVAALQRSEEIIAANPSFSRIDEALFMAGQSSLNLAENKGRQNSSLYVIHDGETKKTLTAEQFRELARGFFTQLVNSYPESSFRSQAENALRTLGGKTVSKQ; encoded by the coding sequence ATGAAGATTTTCATAATCGTTGCCACCCTGGTTCTATTCGCCGCTCCTCTGGCTGTGACAGCTCAGAGTGGCGCGAAACAGCAGCCGCAGTTTCAGCGCGACGCTGAGTTGGAAAAGGACTCGCAGCATAATCTTGAGGTGGCGCGCCATTACTACAAAACGCGAAAGGCCTATGTGGCGGCGCTGCAGCGAAGTGAGGAGATCATCGCAGCCAATCCGTCGTTCTCGCGGATTGACGAGGCCCTCTTTATGGCCGGGCAGAGCAGCCTGAATCTCGCGGAAAACAAGGGCAGGCAGAACTCGTCGCTGTACGTGATACATGACGGCGAAACGAAGAAGACTTTGACGGCTGAACAGTTTCGCGAGTTAGCTCGCGGTTTCTTCACCCAGCTTGTCAACAGCTATCCCGAAAGCAGTTTCCGCAGCCAGGCCGAGAATGCCCTTCGCACACTCGGTGGAAAGACAGTAAGTAAGCAGTGA
- a CDS encoding MBL fold metallo-hydrolase, protein MKFGDYRVEIVPDSEFRLDGGAMFGVVPRNLWSKFCPPDEQNRILMNMNCVFIDSGTDRVLIETGIGDKWSEKHRTMYGINRTRSLAESVEAIAEVSPEEITIVVNTHLHFDHAGGNTAIDESGTVRAQFPNARYFVSQAEYDHAEQPSDRDKASYFPENWRPLKNSGQLELKPAQYEVVPGLTMETQAGHNRSMQCWRLEQNGQTMFGFADLVPMRAHVPFAWVMGYDLYPVETVEAKKRLLPQAAREDWTCLFYHDPEQPLARIVEEEGKFSAVPV, encoded by the coding sequence ATGAAGTTTGGCGACTATCGCGTCGAAATTGTGCCGGACAGTGAGTTTCGACTGGACGGTGGTGCGATGTTTGGCGTTGTGCCGCGCAACCTGTGGTCGAAGTTCTGTCCGCCGGACGAACAGAACCGCATTCTGATGAACATGAACTGCGTGTTCATCGACTCCGGCACAGACCGGGTGCTGATCGAAACCGGCATTGGCGACAAATGGTCTGAAAAGCATCGCACCATGTACGGAATTAACCGGACGCGGAGTTTGGCTGAATCGGTGGAAGCCATCGCGGAGGTCTCGCCGGAAGAAATAACGATCGTTGTGAATACGCATCTGCATTTCGATCACGCGGGCGGCAACACGGCGATCGATGAGTCAGGGACTGTCCGCGCGCAATTTCCGAATGCACGGTACTTTGTTTCACAGGCCGAGTACGATCACGCCGAACAGCCGAGCGACCGCGACAAGGCGAGTTATTTTCCGGAGAATTGGCGGCCGCTGAAAAACAGCGGGCAACTGGAATTGAAGCCGGCGCAGTACGAAGTTGTTCCCGGACTTACGATGGAGACGCAGGCCGGCCACAATCGTTCGATGCAGTGTTGGCGCCTAGAACAAAACGGTCAGACGATGTTCGGATTCGCCGATCTCGTGCCCATGCGGGCGCACGTGCCATTTGCCTGGGTGATGGGATACGACCTCTATCCGGTCGAAACGGTCGAAGCGAAGAAACGTTTGTTGCCGCAAGCCGCTCGTGAGGACTGGACGTGCTTGTTCTATCACGATCCGGAACAGCCGTTAGCGCGAATTGTGGAAGAGGAAGGGAAGTTTAGCGCGGTTCCTGTTTAG
- the scpB gene encoding SMC-Scp complex subunit ScpB, giving the protein MSDAKAAVEIEIEIEPVEADEIEGTREISATELKSIAEALIFVAEEPLDAKLIARVLRVELPAIEEAIQSLVEDYANRSGGLQLREIAGGWQISTQPEHHEHVRAYLKSKPSAKLSLASLETLAVIAYKQPVTVPEILEIRGVQSPSAIKTLLDKRLIVAKGRKETVGRPMMYGTSKEFLIQFGLKDLSELPSIEDFQDLAGAANE; this is encoded by the coding sequence ATGAGTGATGCGAAAGCAGCAGTAGAGATCGAGATCGAAATCGAACCCGTCGAAGCTGACGAGATCGAAGGCACCCGCGAGATTTCAGCAACGGAGTTGAAGTCCATCGCTGAGGCTCTCATCTTTGTGGCGGAAGAACCGCTCGACGCGAAATTGATTGCGCGAGTGCTGCGCGTTGAGCTACCGGCGATCGAAGAAGCGATTCAATCGCTGGTCGAAGATTATGCGAACCGAAGCGGCGGGCTGCAATTGCGCGAGATCGCCGGCGGCTGGCAAATCTCGACTCAGCCCGAACATCACGAACACGTGCGCGCTTACCTGAAGTCAAAACCCAGCGCGAAGTTGTCATTGGCCTCGCTGGAAACCCTGGCCGTAATCGCCTACAAACAGCCGGTCACGGTGCCTGAGATTCTCGAGATTCGCGGCGTGCAGTCGCCTTCGGCTATTAAGACTCTGCTCGACAAACGCCTGATTGTCGCGAAAGGCCGGAAAGAAACCGTTGGCCGGCCGATGATGTACGGCACTTCGAAAGAATTTCTGATTCAGTTTGGTCTCAAAGACCTGTCAGAGTTGCCGAGCATCGAAGATTTCCAGGACCTCGCCGGCGCCGCGAATGAATGA
- a CDS encoding pseudouridine synthase, protein MEERLQKLIAAAGIASRRHAEELIKAGKVAVNGAVVTELGTKANPETDHIKVNGRLINKLLEPQEKVYVLLNKPKGYLSSLSDPKGRPLVTQLVPAALGRLHPVGRLDFNTEGLLLLTNDGDFTNHVTSARNGIPKVYRVKVKGIPTENAIERLRRGVRLDDGVRTAPAEILPLEQTGVNAWFEMTLHEGRNQQIRRMFDAIGHSVLKLSRERIGPLSDSRMKPGDWRLLLPVEVKRFYRPRREPSRQTKRPRRRLRVSSR, encoded by the coding sequence ATGGAAGAGCGTCTGCAAAAGTTAATTGCCGCCGCCGGCATTGCCTCACGCCGCCACGCCGAAGAACTAATCAAGGCCGGCAAAGTTGCCGTCAATGGCGCGGTCGTCACCGAACTCGGCACGAAAGCTAATCCCGAAACCGATCACATCAAGGTCAACGGCCGCCTCATCAATAAGCTGCTGGAACCGCAGGAGAAGGTGTACGTGCTGCTCAACAAACCGAAAGGGTACTTGAGCAGCTTGTCGGATCCGAAAGGCCGGCCGCTGGTCACGCAACTAGTTCCGGCAGCGCTCGGCCGGCTGCATCCGGTGGGCCGGCTCGACTTCAATACCGAAGGTTTACTTCTGCTGACCAACGATGGTGACTTCACAAATCATGTGACATCGGCGCGCAATGGCATCCCCAAGGTGTACCGGGTCAAGGTGAAAGGGATTCCGACGGAGAACGCAATCGAGAGGTTGCGACGCGGTGTGCGGCTTGACGATGGCGTGCGGACCGCGCCGGCTGAGATCCTTCCGTTGGAACAAACCGGAGTGAATGCCTGGTTCGAAATGACGCTGCACGAAGGTCGCAATCAGCAGATTCGTCGCATGTTCGACGCCATCGGACATTCGGTGTTGAAGCTGTCGCGCGAGCGCATCGGCCCGCTCAGTGATTCACGAATGAAACCAGGTGATTGGCGGCTCCTCCTGCCCGTCGAAGTTAAAAGGTTCTACCGCCCCCGGCGCGAACCTTCACGTCAAACTAAACGCCCACGCCGCAGACTGCGAGTTTCTTCGCGTTAG
- a CDS encoding peptidylprolyl isomerase, whose amino-acid sequence MNSTTKAWIAAGVGILFSVGLIVWQVRASHATAINLSADDMSLIASDQAPQVRMRLASDEASRKDFVKNIRELLAVAEEARAKGFTNRADVKRQLELMRAFIISQIQAKEQGQGQGQVTQAEIEGFFKEPGQEERLKQFIADARARNPAMAQQEISPEQMTEIRTQLGQVLIGERRGVAAGLDQQRKTQLQLMLQQSRLLASMYEEEVLVKAAKPSQAEIDAYVKAHPEEQVHARHILIATKSAEMPTEQGGLDKPAARAKAEEVLKRVKAGENFENLAKEYSDDGSKQNGGDLGWFGKGRMVPEFENAAFALQPGQTSEIVESQFGFHIIKNEGRRTGDPERASQEVAQEKEKKLIEEIVKRQSGHITIAENFAVQMPPQQQMPQGLPFEPQAPPAATPAPKGKSSPARK is encoded by the coding sequence TTGAATTCAACTACTAAAGCCTGGATTGCCGCTGGTGTCGGCATTCTGTTTTCGGTCGGCCTGATTGTTTGGCAGGTTAGAGCCAGTCATGCCACAGCCATCAATCTAAGCGCCGATGACATGTCCCTAATCGCGAGCGATCAGGCGCCGCAGGTTCGCATGCGTTTGGCTTCCGACGAGGCATCACGCAAAGACTTTGTGAAAAACATCCGCGAGTTGCTGGCAGTCGCAGAAGAAGCCCGCGCGAAGGGTTTCACCAACCGGGCGGATGTGAAGCGCCAACTCGAACTGATGCGCGCCTTCATCATTTCTCAGATTCAGGCGAAAGAGCAGGGACAGGGCCAGGGACAGGTCACGCAGGCTGAGATCGAAGGCTTCTTCAAAGAGCCCGGTCAGGAAGAGCGCCTTAAACAGTTCATCGCCGATGCGCGCGCGCGCAACCCGGCGATGGCGCAGCAGGAGATTTCGCCCGAGCAGATGACCGAAATCCGGACCCAGTTGGGTCAGGTATTGATCGGAGAGCGCCGCGGAGTTGCGGCCGGCCTCGATCAGCAACGGAAGACTCAGTTGCAGCTCATGCTTCAGCAGTCGCGGCTGTTGGCGTCAATGTATGAGGAAGAAGTTTTAGTGAAGGCCGCCAAACCGTCGCAGGCTGAAATTGACGCGTACGTAAAAGCGCACCCGGAAGAGCAGGTGCACGCGCGCCACATTCTGATAGCCACTAAGTCGGCTGAGATGCCGACGGAGCAGGGCGGCCTGGACAAGCCGGCGGCCCGCGCGAAAGCGGAAGAGGTCTTGAAGCGCGTTAAGGCCGGCGAGAATTTCGAGAACCTGGCCAAAGAGTATTCCGACGATGGCAGCAAGCAGAATGGCGGCGACTTGGGCTGGTTTGGCAAGGGACGAATGGTGCCGGAGTTCGAAAATGCCGCGTTCGCTCTTCAGCCTGGCCAGACAAGCGAGATCGTCGAATCGCAATTCGGTTTCCACATCATCAAGAATGAGGGCCGGCGCACCGGTGATCCAGAGCGCGCGTCACAAGAGGTCGCTCAGGAGAAAGAGAAAAAGCTAATCGAGGAAATCGTAAAGCGCCAGAGCGGCCACATCACGATCGCGGAAAACTTTGCCGTGCAAATGCCGCCTCAGCAGCAAATGCCGCAGGGGCTGCCATTTGAGCCGCAAGCTCCACCGGCAGCGACACCGGCGCCGAAGGGCAAGAGCTCACCCGCAAGAAAATGA
- the mce gene encoding methylmalonyl-CoA epimerase — protein MKIHHIGIATSGIDDASDVWRDLLGLRADHTEEVAGQKVRVCMLPVGESRFELLEPMSADSPISKFLEKRGGGIHHIAVSVEDIQATLADLKTKGAKLIDEKPRVGAGGCLVAFIHPSSTGGVLLELVQDPQL, from the coding sequence ATGAAGATTCATCACATTGGAATCGCCACCAGCGGCATTGATGACGCCTCGGACGTCTGGCGAGATTTGCTGGGTTTGCGTGCCGACCACACCGAAGAGGTGGCTGGACAAAAAGTCCGCGTCTGCATGCTGCCCGTCGGAGAATCGCGATTTGAGTTGCTGGAGCCCATGTCGGCGGACTCTCCGATATCAAAATTTCTCGAAAAACGTGGCGGCGGCATCCATCACATCGCCGTGAGCGTCGAAGATATTCAAGCGACCCTGGCGGACTTGAAAACCAAAGGTGCAAAACTAATCGATGAAAAGCCGCGGGTGGGCGCGGGCGGTTGCCTTGTAGCCTTCATTCATCCATCATCCACGGGCGGCGTTTTGCTGGAATTGGTACAGGATCCGCAGTTGTAA
- a CDS encoding acyl-CoA dehydrogenase: MEFELTEEQQQMKMSVREFAESEMAPHVMEWDETQHFPIELKPKLAELGLLGVLFPEEYGGAGLGYVEYATVIEELSRVDGSVGISVAAHTSLCSNHIFQYGTEAQKQKYLVPLASGEHIGAWGLTEPGAGSDASGTRTTAVRQDGGWLINGAKNFITHAIHGDTCVAFASSDRAKRSKGITGFIFEKGMKGFSPSKKENKLGLRASETASVVFEDCFVPDENRIGDEGKGFVNAMEILDGGRISIAALAVGIAQGAYESAVRYSGERQQFGKPIREFQAIQFKLADMATQIDAARLLMYRAAWMKDQGKRTTRESSMAKLYSSEISVKVCEEAIQIHGGYGYTKDYPAEKYWRDSKLCTIGEGTSEIQRMIIAREILKGT, encoded by the coding sequence ATGGAATTCGAACTCACTGAAGAACAACAACAAATGAAGATGAGCGTGCGCGAGTTCGCTGAGAGCGAGATGGCGCCGCACGTTATGGAATGGGATGAAACCCAGCATTTTCCCATTGAGCTGAAACCGAAGCTCGCCGAATTGGGTCTGCTCGGCGTGCTGTTTCCGGAAGAGTACGGTGGCGCGGGTCTCGGTTACGTGGAATACGCAACGGTGATCGAGGAATTGTCACGGGTTGATGGCTCGGTCGGAATCTCGGTCGCCGCGCACACGTCGCTTTGTTCGAATCACATTTTTCAGTACGGCACTGAAGCGCAGAAACAGAAGTACCTCGTGCCGCTCGCGAGTGGCGAACACATCGGCGCGTGGGGATTGACGGAACCCGGCGCCGGATCGGATGCGTCAGGGACGCGCACGACGGCTGTTCGGCAAGACGGAGGCTGGTTAATCAACGGGGCCAAGAACTTCATCACGCATGCCATTCACGGGGATACGTGTGTGGCGTTCGCTTCGAGCGACCGCGCGAAACGCAGCAAGGGCATTACCGGATTCATTTTTGAAAAAGGCATGAAGGGCTTTTCGCCTTCAAAGAAAGAGAACAAGCTCGGCTTGCGCGCCTCAGAAACAGCGAGTGTCGTATTCGAAGATTGTTTTGTGCCGGATGAGAATCGCATCGGCGATGAAGGCAAGGGCTTTGTAAACGCGATGGAGATTCTGGACGGCGGACGCATTTCGATTGCGGCCCTAGCCGTCGGTATCGCGCAGGGCGCGTACGAATCGGCGGTGCGCTATTCGGGTGAGCGACAGCAGTTCGGCAAACCGATTCGTGAGTTTCAGGCAATTCAGTTCAAGCTGGCGGACATGGCGACGCAAATCGACGCCGCGCGGCTGTTGATGTATCGCGCCGCGTGGATGAAGGATCAGGGAAAGAGAACGACCAGAGAATCGTCGATGGCGAAGCTGTACTCATCCGAAATCAGCGTTAAGGTTTGCGAAGAAGCGATTCAGATCCACGGCGGCTATGGCTATACAAAGGACTATCCGGCGGAGAAGTACTGGCGCGATTCAAAGCTCTGCACGATAGGTGAAGGCACGTCAGAGATTCAACGGATGATCATTGCCCGCGAGATTCTGAAGGGGACCTGA
- the waaC gene encoding lipopolysaccharide heptosyltransferase I produces MRVLIVRLSSMGDVVHTLPALTDAARANATIKFDWAVDEAFADIPAWHSHVENVFPVALRRWRRGITSTERGDIKNFLKSIRAARYDAIVDLQGEFKSAFVARQARGPRYGYDGASAREWGAHLVYRNKLAVPKGEHSMARMRRLLAQALSYSYDEAVVDYGIVRERLPSPALQTDRPYVVFVHSTSWASKNWPEQYWRELAERVTIAGFCLVLPWGSEAECERSHKIAAGVANAVVLPPLSIAAKASIISRATATVGLDTGLSHIAAALEVPSVTLYGATDPNMCGTIGKNQIRITSEFECVNCHDTDCSFTKSAFKPACFEAMTPDSVWRRLEQMLGASVKSEHAYQIA; encoded by the coding sequence ATGCGTGTTCTGATCGTCAGGCTTTCATCGATGGGGGACGTTGTGCACACGCTGCCGGCGCTCACCGATGCCGCGCGCGCGAATGCGACCATCAAATTCGACTGGGCTGTTGACGAGGCGTTCGCAGATATTCCCGCTTGGCACTCGCATGTCGAAAATGTCTTTCCGGTGGCGCTTCGCCGTTGGCGGCGCGGAATCACCTCCACGGAACGTGGTGATATTAAGAATTTCCTAAAGAGCATTCGAGCCGCCAGATACGACGCGATCGTCGATCTCCAGGGCGAGTTCAAGAGTGCCTTCGTGGCGCGGCAAGCTCGGGGCCCTCGTTACGGCTACGATGGCGCTTCGGCGCGCGAGTGGGGCGCGCATTTGGTCTATCGAAACAAACTGGCCGTTCCCAAGGGCGAACACTCGATGGCGCGCATGCGCCGGCTTTTAGCTCAGGCGCTCTCCTACTCGTACGACGAAGCCGTGGTTGACTACGGCATTGTCCGCGAACGTCTGCCGTCCCCGGCGCTGCAAACAGACAGGCCTTACGTAGTTTTTGTCCACAGCACCAGCTGGGCCTCGAAAAACTGGCCGGAGCAGTATTGGCGGGAGCTGGCTGAACGCGTGACGATCGCTGGCTTTTGCCTCGTCTTACCGTGGGGCAGTGAAGCGGAATGCGAACGTTCCCACAAGATCGCGGCCGGCGTCGCCAATGCGGTGGTGCTGCCGCCGCTTTCAATAGCCGCTAAGGCTTCAATCATCAGCCGCGCCACCGCGACCGTTGGCCTGGACACGGGGCTCAGTCACATCGCGGCGGCCCTGGAGGTCCCGTCAGTGACTTTGTACGGCGCCACGGATCCGAATATGTGCGGCACGATTGGGAAGAACCAGATTCGGATTACGTCAGAATTCGAATGCGTCAACTGTCATGATACTGACTGTTCATTTACGAAGAGCGCATTTAAGCCCGCGTGTTTTGAAGCCATGACGCCAGACAGCGTTTGGCGGCGACTGGAACAAATGCTGGGCGCGTCGGTAAAATCGGAACACGCATACCAAATTGCTTGA
- a CDS encoding S-methyl-5'-thioadenosine phosphorylase: protein MTAAKIGIIGGSGLYQMPELTDVEEMEVQTPFGKPSDKFILGTLEGERVAFLPRHGVGHRFTPTEVPFRANIYGMKLLGVERILSASAVGSLQEKYAPLDMVIPDQFFDRTRGRVQESTFFGEGIVAHIAFAHPVCSQVGDLLEESCQTVNVNAHRGGTYICMEGPAFSTVAESNVYRSWGMDVIGMTNLQEAKLAREAEICYGTLALVTDYDCWHPGHDAVTVETVIDYLNQNVRNAQLIIKGAVKGLAGQARECKCGAALKNAIFTAPNLWPEATVRKLEAIIGKYRS, encoded by the coding sequence ATGACAGCAGCGAAAATCGGAATCATTGGCGGCAGCGGCCTCTATCAGATGCCGGAGTTGACGGACGTTGAAGAGATGGAGGTCCAGACGCCGTTTGGGAAACCGTCGGATAAATTCATCCTCGGCACCCTGGAAGGCGAACGCGTAGCGTTTCTGCCCAGGCATGGTGTCGGCCATCGCTTCACGCCGACTGAAGTTCCGTTCCGCGCGAACATTTACGGGATGAAGCTGCTCGGCGTTGAGCGAATCCTGTCAGCTTCCGCGGTTGGATCGTTGCAGGAAAAGTATGCGCCGCTCGACATGGTGATTCCCGATCAGTTTTTTGATCGCACGCGTGGCCGCGTCCAGGAATCGACTTTCTTTGGCGAAGGGATCGTCGCGCACATCGCCTTTGCCCATCCGGTGTGTTCGCAGGTCGGAGACTTGCTTGAGGAATCGTGCCAGACTGTCAACGTCAATGCGCATCGCGGCGGCACTTACATATGCATGGAAGGCCCGGCGTTTTCGACGGTCGCCGAATCAAACGTGTATCGTTCGTGGGGCATGGATGTCATCGGCATGACGAATTTGCAGGAAGCGAAACTGGCGCGCGAAGCGGAGATTTGTTACGGGACGCTGGCCCTGGTGACTGATTACGATTGCTGGCATCCGGGTCATGACGCCGTTACGGTCGAAACCGTGATCGATTACCTGAACCAGAACGTGCGGAATGCTCAGCTAATCATCAAGGGCGCGGTCAAAGGCCTCGCCGGCCAGGCGCGTGAGTGCAAATGCGGTGCGGCGCTGAAGAACGCAATATTTACCGCGCCGAACCTTTGGCCGGAAGCAACCGTTCGCAAGCTGGAAGCCATCATTGGGAAGTACAGGAGTTAG
- a CDS encoding PfkB family carbohydrate kinase has product MSLLVVGSVAFDSVETPFGKREKMLGGSASHFSISASFFTNVRVVAVVGGDFGAEERAVFENHRVDMTDLEVIPDGQTFRWFGRYEYDLNVAHTLDTHLNVFAGFQPKLSDGSKGARLVFLGNIQPDLQRDVRGQIPNAELVALDTMNLWIDTTRESLQKAIEVVDLLIVNDAEARQLTEEPNLIKAARKILSWGPKTLIVKRGEYGAAMFTKDGYFAIPAYPLESVFDPTGAGDTFAGGLMGYLASQETLDEAALRRAMIFGSVMASFNVEEFGTERVQRLTQEEINQRFSEFKRFTNFEEIPFERAVQAAR; this is encoded by the coding sequence ATGTCTCTTCTTGTCGTTGGTTCCGTCGCATTTGATTCAGTCGAAACGCCTTTTGGTAAACGCGAAAAGATGCTGGGCGGGTCTGCCTCGCACTTTTCGATTTCAGCCAGCTTCTTCACTAATGTGCGCGTCGTCGCCGTCGTGGGCGGCGATTTTGGCGCTGAAGAGCGCGCGGTGTTTGAAAACCACCGCGTTGACATGACCGATTTGGAAGTCATTCCTGATGGCCAGACCTTTCGCTGGTTCGGGCGTTATGAATACGACCTGAACGTGGCGCACACGCTCGATACGCACTTAAATGTCTTCGCCGGCTTTCAACCGAAACTCTCGGACGGTTCGAAGGGCGCGCGACTCGTATTTCTCGGGAACATCCAGCCTGATTTGCAACGTGACGTACGCGGGCAGATCCCCAACGCCGAGCTGGTCGCCCTCGATACGATGAATCTGTGGATCGACACGACGCGCGAAAGCCTGCAGAAGGCGATCGAGGTGGTGGACTTGTTGATTGTGAACGATGCCGAGGCGCGTCAACTTACCGAAGAGCCCAATCTGATCAAAGCCGCCCGCAAAATTCTTTCGTGGGGACCGAAAACGCTGATCGTAAAGCGCGGGGAGTACGGCGCGGCGATGTTCACGAAGGATGGATACTTCGCGATTCCGGCGTACCCGCTCGAGTCCGTCTTCGATCCCACCGGAGCCGGTGATACTTTCGCAGGCGGGCTGATGGGATATTTGGCGAGCCAGGAAACACTGGATGAAGCAGCGTTGCGCCGCGCAATGATATTTGGATCGGTGATGGCTTCTTTCAACGTGGAAGAGTTCGGCACTGAACGCGTGCAGCGTCTGACCCAGGAAGAAATTAATCAGAGATTTAGCGAGTTCAAACGCTTTACGAATTTCGAAGAGATTCCCTTCGAGCGAGCAGTGCAGGCAGCCCGCTAA
- a CDS encoding DUF2007 domain-containing protein, whose protein sequence is MFCPICEAEYQPGITKCADDGADLVATKVSAGDDSEANFVTLHTLSSPVEAEMVNDILRQNGVRSAVQSGANDQFSPVFSAVSPGVAVLVDERDLDRAKELYESFFGGDTSPLTGPANEGAEETEAE, encoded by the coding sequence ATGTTCTGTCCTATTTGTGAAGCTGAGTATCAACCTGGGATTACGAAGTGTGCTGATGACGGTGCGGATCTGGTAGCAACCAAGGTCAGCGCCGGTGATGACAGCGAGGCGAACTTTGTCACGCTGCACACTCTGTCATCACCCGTCGAAGCCGAAATGGTCAACGACATCCTGCGGCAAAACGGGGTTCGTTCGGCGGTGCAATCAGGCGCGAACGACCAATTCTCGCCGGTGTTTTCGGCGGTCTCACCGGGCGTCGCGGTCCTGGTCGATGAGCGCGATCTCGATCGGGCGAAGGAACTCTACGAATCATTCTTTGGCGGAGACACTTCGCCGCTCACCGGACCTGCCAACGAAGGCGCGGAAGAAACTGAAGC